TAAAAAATGCCTACTACGAGCTTGCTAGTGATGAGGAAGAAGTGATCCAAGAAGGTGAACCTATATCCCATCTAGAGGCAATTCGAGATTTAATTCACGAATTAGCAGATCTTAATGTTTTTGAAATCGCTGAAAATTTTTTCGCTCAAAGTTATGCAATGCCGGCTGATTTTTTTATCGATCTCATGGTGGATTTATATAATATTGAAGAAGGTGGGGATATTGCCTTACTTATTTTATTACATCCTAAAGCTGAGGTTCGCGAAGTTGCTTTGAACACGCTGAGTCAAATTATAGGCATGGTTACTTTTTCATCGATATCCCTTTCGCGTTTACAGACAATCAAATATTGGTATCCAGAGCGGTATCATGCCCTCTTCGACTCTTGGATTAAAATTCAACGCAAGCAAGGGGTGGTTTTCGCACCAGAACCTGAAGTAGCTAATGTGAATATCCGAGCAACTGAAATCGATGGTTCCGGTTCACAGGGCGTTTTTCTACATGTTCGTAAAAAAAGGAAAAATAGACTGTGTGGTTTGTTATTAAAGTATGAATTAGGTCTTAAAGATGCGTGGATAACACCTTCGCTGTCCTCGAAAGATGTAAAAGATTATTACAATCAGGCATTTGATGAAAATGTAACTTTGCGTGAGGTGGATTTAGTTTATTTCACAATGATGGTTGAGCATTTCTTAGCGATAACCATCGACAAAGGTGAAATTCCAAACGTGCAATTTTTAGAAATTCAAGAAGAACTGGGGATACGCTTACGTCCTAGAAAGTTGGATTTAGAGTATCTTTTCGAGCAATTAAGCATACAAATTACTCCTTTTACTCAAGAGGTGATTTCCGGTTCCTTACGACGTTCAAAATCCTGGCTAAAAACTAAATCGTTTACTGAATCTTGGTATTTAGAAAGTCATTTGGTTGATAAAATCGTTAATCATAACAGCACTTTTGTTGATGGGATTAGAGTGTGCCGGATGGAAGAAGCTATGGAAGCTGTCTTTGCTGAGGAGATGGAACTGCATCGCGATAAATGGCAATTTCACTTTTTATGGATAGCCTTATGGATGAAGTCCAAAGAAAAGCGAAATGAAAAAATATGGCGCGATAGTTTTTTGATTGCCTATACCATCCATGAAGGTAAGCCTCTGAAAGAAATCCCGGTGATGCAAGAAATTTGCCGTCAGACAGTGATTAATAGTGCAGAAACAATGCAAGAACGACGAACCCATTTGAGTCAGGAATGAGATAAATCTATGTTTACCGGAATTATTGAAAGCAAAGGTATCGTAATTAGCAATACTGAGCATGATGGCGCAAACCGATTATGTATTTCGTCTGGTTTGAAGCAATTACAAACAGGTGAAAGCATCGCTGTAAATGGCGTTTGTTTAACATTATTGCCTATGGGAGACGCCGACTTAAGTTTTGATGTTTCTCCCGAAACATTGCAGCGAACTACCTTAGGACGGCTTAAAATAGGTGATGAAGTCAACTTGGAACGGGCAATGCTCGCCTCAACTCGTTTTGGGGGACATTACGTAAGCGGACATGTAGATGCGCTTGCTCAAATTCATTCCATTAAGCACCTTAATGAATTTGTTGAAGTAGAGTTAAGTGGGTTTGATGCAAATGCAATGTTGTTTTTAGTACCTAAAGGTAG
The DNA window shown above is from Legionella sp. PC997 and carries:
- a CDS encoding riboflavin synthase, with protein sequence MFTGIIESKGIVISNTEHDGANRLCISSGLKQLQTGESIAVNGVCLTLLPMGDADLSFDVSPETLQRTTLGRLKIGDEVNLERAMLASTRFGGHYVSGHVDALAQIHSIKHLNEFVEVELSGFDANAMLFLVPKGSITVEGVSLTINSVSNQSVKLMLVPHTLLNTTLSFLEKGQEVNIEFDYLARIVAHQLQVAGALSDQIPL